A genome region from Microcella alkaliphila includes the following:
- the pabB gene encoding aminodeoxychorismate synthase component I, with product MARGPRTVRVHRIDLGRIDDLEALAARVHADPRLFAIEGVEREASAADPLGVAWLDSGRDARHGRSVLAVGSRVALARGETLSGLRAALAAQRASLGAAGELPSPIGLVGWFGYELRDETMGATVPGVADAHRASWMRVDAALVRDHATGRGHVLALATDADAVAWAERVRALIDESAEHSPDEPLAQPARDVLWRDTDDHYAELVRRCLAAIRDGQAYQLCLTSAARVADPDEPITVYRRLRRSSPAHHGALITIGGVSLLSASPETFLTVADGQVTTRPIKGTRRRGADAASDAQLARELAEDDKERAENLMIVDLMRNDLQRVCEVGTVTVTGLHDVETYAHVHQLVSTVTGRLRPGLDALDAVGACFPAGSMTGAPKRRAVDLLAEWERAPRGIYSGAFGMLGADGSADLAMVIRSIVIADGVATVGAGGGITALSQPEAETEEMHLKARALLAALGAREGD from the coding sequence ATGGCGAGGGGACCCCGAACGGTGCGCGTGCACCGCATCGACCTCGGCAGGATCGACGACCTCGAAGCACTCGCCGCACGGGTGCACGCCGACCCCCGCCTATTCGCGATCGAGGGGGTGGAGCGCGAGGCGTCGGCGGCCGACCCGCTCGGCGTCGCGTGGCTCGACTCGGGCCGCGATGCGCGCCACGGCCGCAGCGTGCTGGCGGTCGGCTCGCGGGTGGCCCTGGCGCGAGGGGAGACCCTGTCCGGCCTGCGGGCCGCGCTTGCCGCGCAACGCGCGTCGCTCGGCGCCGCGGGTGAGCTTCCGTCGCCGATCGGACTCGTCGGCTGGTTCGGCTACGAGCTGCGCGACGAGACCATGGGCGCAACGGTGCCCGGCGTTGCCGACGCGCACCGAGCATCCTGGATGCGCGTGGATGCGGCGCTCGTGCGCGACCACGCGACTGGGCGCGGTCACGTGCTCGCGCTCGCGACCGATGCTGACGCGGTCGCCTGGGCCGAGCGGGTGCGGGCGCTGATCGACGAGTCGGCTGAGCACTCGCCGGATGAGCCGCTTGCGCAGCCCGCGCGGGACGTCCTGTGGCGCGACACCGACGACCACTACGCCGAGCTCGTGCGCCGCTGCCTCGCCGCCATCCGTGACGGGCAGGCCTACCAGCTGTGTCTGACGAGCGCGGCGCGCGTCGCCGACCCCGACGAGCCGATCACCGTCTATCGGCGCCTGCGCCGCTCGAGCCCCGCGCACCACGGCGCGCTCATCACGATCGGCGGCGTCAGTCTGCTGTCGGCGAGCCCGGAGACCTTCCTCACGGTCGCCGACGGCCAGGTGACGACCAGACCCATCAAGGGCACGCGCCGCCGCGGGGCGGATGCCGCAAGCGACGCACAGTTGGCCCGCGAGCTCGCGGAAGACGACAAGGAGCGCGCCGAAAACCTGATGATCGTCGACCTCATGCGCAACGACCTGCAGCGGGTCTGCGAGGTCGGCACCGTGACCGTGACCGGACTGCACGACGTCGAAACCTACGCACACGTGCACCAGCTGGTGTCGACCGTCACGGGCCGGCTACGGCCCGGGCTCGACGCGCTGGATGCGGTGGGTGCGTGCTTCCCCGCCGGGTCGATGACGGGCGCTCCCAAGCGTCGCGCCGTCGACCTGCTCGCGGAGTGGGAGCGCGCGCCGCGCGGCATCTATTCGGGCGCGTTCGGGATGCTCGGGGCTGACGGGTCCGCCGACCTCGCGATGGTCATCCGCTCGATCGTCATCGCCGACGGTGTCGCGACGGTGGGTGCGGGCGGCGGCATCACGGCGCTCAGCCAGCCGGAGGCGGAAACCGAGGAGATGCACCTGAAGGCGCGCGCCCTCCTCGCCGCGCTCGGTGCCAGAGAAGGCGACTAA
- a CDS encoding ComEA family DNA-binding protein: MHPPDSIAPSTRGERGAAGVAGLSSTAVEPPRRSARVRAAVSGTVVLVLIGFGAAVVASIVTPGGERVPVGQSAAAGSPSGHGDRDETGDRGEGPGDDGGSEGAAGNGAGLAGAPAARAVFVHITGAVESPGVVELSEGARVIDVVARAGGATDDADLAAVNLAREIVDGEQIHIPRVGEHPPDSPAAGPGSSASGGGAGGAAAGGVVNINTAASAELEALPGVGPALAGRIIAWREQNGPFRSVDELLAVSGIGEKTLSGFRDQVGI, translated from the coding sequence GTGCATCCGCCCGATTCGATCGCTCCGTCGACCCGCGGTGAGCGCGGAGCGGCCGGGGTGGCCGGTCTGTCGAGCACGGCAGTCGAGCCGCCGCGCCGCTCGGCGCGCGTGCGCGCGGCGGTCAGCGGCACCGTCGTGCTCGTGCTCATCGGGTTCGGAGCCGCTGTTGTTGCGTCGATCGTGACCCCGGGTGGCGAGCGCGTCCCCGTGGGGCAGAGCGCGGCGGCCGGGTCGCCCTCCGGGCACGGTGATCGCGACGAGACGGGCGATCGAGGTGAAGGGCCCGGCGACGACGGAGGGAGCGAGGGCGCGGCCGGGAATGGTGCAGGCCTAGCGGGTGCACCGGCTGCACGGGCCGTATTCGTTCACATCACCGGCGCGGTCGAGTCCCCGGGCGTTGTCGAGCTGTCCGAGGGGGCCCGCGTCATCGATGTCGTCGCCCGCGCCGGTGGCGCGACCGACGACGCTGACCTGGCCGCGGTGAACCTCGCCCGCGAGATCGTCGACGGCGAGCAGATCCACATCCCCCGAGTCGGAGAGCACCCGCCCGATTCGCCGGCGGCCGGCCCCGGGTCGTCGGCGTCCGGCGGTGGGGCGGGCGGCGCGGCCGCGGGCGGCGTTGTCAACATCAACACGGCCGCCTCTGCCGAGCTGGAGGCCCTGCCGGGCGTGGGCCCGGCGCTGGCTGGGCGCATCATCGCCTGGCGCGAGCAGAACGGGCCCTTCCGCAGCGTCGACGAGCTGCTCGCCGTGTCGGGCATCGGTGAGAAGACCCTGTCGGGCTTCCGCGACCAGGTGGGCATCTAG
- a CDS encoding DUF2510 domain-containing protein, with amino-acid sequence MADDEYGRVPAGWYPDPLGLPQLRWWDNHAWTEHVSDARQPMVPTETAYADDDLPRRRDRRSAESADSTPVDGGVNDSQPAQQPTAQVLRQLAPPVADAKVTDADAAAAAAAAAAAAREEAERARKIAEARAEQDRLEEARREQERVEAARLEAERVQAERREAEARAAAATVRPTESIGTPGADNAPPQASRPASNAADAFAAAAFTDPSVSSATAATGAGTTSPAASPWVPVNRDEMTAEPRSARSSVNSASSQASVASAASVTGMPSASVPGSAAAQNLAGSTPHPYAPGYGSAPGYGSAPGYGSAPGFGSAPGYGSVPGYGSASAPGFGSAPGAPGYAQAAGDAPVSAGRRGALAAGAPAGVAGLHTVEAWAIALLPMLQLLFSLLVVSAFATGPSLAMMAGIWLGPLPIVVVLALLDARRLGRLGLDRPASGWWALAGPIVYLIVRAVRLSRVSGVGFGPVAVWLLLTGLMGASILAVPGLVIASFPGVFAEQANQTISSTSRSIGANLTATCPATPPLFIGQQLRCPAVNPSGEAFIVTVSLQRANGWIAWQVDDWGVFGFSR; translated from the coding sequence GTGGCAGACGACGAATACGGGCGCGTACCTGCAGGGTGGTATCCCGATCCCTTGGGGCTTCCGCAGCTTCGCTGGTGGGACAACCACGCCTGGACGGAGCACGTCTCAGACGCGCGCCAGCCGATGGTGCCCACCGAGACCGCGTACGCCGACGATGACCTTCCGCGCCGCCGCGACCGGCGCAGCGCCGAGTCGGCCGACAGCACGCCCGTCGACGGCGGCGTCAACGACAGCCAGCCTGCGCAGCAGCCCACCGCACAGGTGTTGCGTCAGCTCGCCCCTCCCGTCGCCGACGCAAAGGTGACCGACGCCGACGCGGCCGCCGCTGCTGCGGCCGCGGCAGCCGCCGCCCGTGAGGAAGCCGAGCGCGCCCGCAAGATCGCCGAAGCGCGCGCCGAACAGGACCGTCTCGAAGAGGCCCGCCGAGAACAGGAGCGTGTCGAAGCCGCCCGTCTCGAGGCAGAGCGTGTGCAGGCAGAGCGTCGCGAGGCAGAGGCCCGCGCCGCGGCAGCCACCGTCCGGCCGACCGAGTCGATCGGCACGCCGGGAGCGGACAACGCTCCCCCGCAGGCATCGCGCCCCGCATCGAACGCCGCGGACGCCTTCGCCGCCGCCGCGTTCACCGACCCGAGCGTGAGCTCGGCCACGGCCGCGACCGGAGCCGGCACGACGTCGCCGGCGGCCTCACCGTGGGTTCCCGTCAACCGGGACGAGATGACCGCTGAGCCCCGCTCGGCGCGCTCCAGCGTGAATTCGGCCAGCAGCCAGGCGAGCGTCGCCTCAGCGGCCTCCGTCACGGGGATGCCCTCGGCCTCGGTTCCCGGAAGTGCCGCCGCCCAGAACCTCGCGGGCAGCACGCCGCACCCGTACGCACCGGGCTACGGCTCGGCCCCGGGCTACGGCTCGGCCCCCGGCTACGGGTCGGCCCCCGGATTCGGCTCGGCCCCCGGCTACGGCAGCGTTCCGGGCTACGGTTCGGCGTCGGCACCAGGCTTCGGGAGCGCACCGGGCGCTCCGGGCTATGCGCAGGCCGCGGGCGATGCGCCGGTGTCCGCCGGCCGTCGCGGAGCACTCGCGGCGGGCGCGCCCGCCGGGGTCGCAGGTCTCCACACCGTCGAGGCGTGGGCGATCGCCCTGCTTCCGATGCTGCAGCTGCTGTTCAGCCTGCTCGTCGTGTCGGCGTTCGCGACCGGCCCGAGCCTCGCCATGATGGCGGGCATCTGGCTGGGGCCGCTGCCGATCGTCGTCGTGCTCGCGCTTCTCGACGCCCGCCGCCTTGGTCGCCTCGGGCTCGACCGCCCGGCCAGCGGCTGGTGGGCCCTCGCCGGTCCGATCGTGTACCTCATCGTGCGGGCTGTGCGCCTGAGCCGCGTCTCCGGCGTCGGATTCGGCCCCGTCGCGGTCTGGCTGCTCCTCACCGGCCTGATGGGAGCATCCATTTTGGCTGTTCCGGGTCTCGTGATCGCGTCGTTCCCCGGCGTCTTCGCCGAGCAGGCGAACCAGACGATCTCGTCGACGAGCCGCTCGATCGGCGCGAACCTCACTGCGACGTGCCCCGCCACGCCGCCCCTGTTCATCGGCCAGCAGCTACGCTGCCCGGCCGTCAACCCGTCCGGTGAGGCCTTCATCGTCACCGTCAGCCTCCAGCGTGCCAACGGTTGGATCGCGTGGCAGGTCGACGACTGGGGCGTCTTCGGATTCTCGCGCTGA
- a CDS encoding aminotransferase class IV — protein sequence MGAGGGAIGSTLVWRPDAAGTTRAFTTVDWCDPGQGGVAVADSFRLDGGRVRGLAHHRQRFLASAAINGPGELERATAFWEDALAALRTIVAADPEHPALFPRLERRERGEFRLLVRPSPPIVTGDGLAAITVATATHDPRRVPLVKGPDLERLAALRTQAQLAGADEAVIVDARGRLVEGAYSSLLIARDGRLAVIGQPAPRIPSVTERLVRDAARTHGLAVDEARPTVAELARTSLWVLSALHGARAVERWVDGPVLVRDGERDAWLRHTLANAATAL from the coding sequence ATGGGCGCGGGCGGCGGGGCGATCGGCAGCACCCTCGTCTGGCGCCCCGATGCGGCGGGCACCACGCGCGCCTTCACGACGGTCGACTGGTGCGACCCGGGGCAGGGCGGGGTTGCCGTCGCCGACTCGTTTCGGCTGGACGGCGGACGAGTGCGCGGCCTCGCTCACCATCGGCAGCGTTTCCTCGCGAGCGCGGCGATAAACGGTCCTGGCGAGCTGGAGCGCGCCACCGCCTTCTGGGAGGATGCGCTGGCGGCCCTGCGCACGATCGTGGCGGCCGACCCCGAGCATCCCGCCCTGTTCCCCCGCCTGGAGAGGCGCGAGCGCGGGGAGTTTCGGCTGCTCGTGCGCCCGAGCCCTCCGATCGTCACGGGCGACGGCCTCGCCGCGATCACCGTGGCGACGGCAACACACGACCCGCGACGCGTGCCGCTCGTCAAAGGCCCCGACCTGGAGCGGCTCGCCGCGCTGCGCACGCAGGCACAGCTCGCCGGCGCGGATGAGGCCGTCATCGTGGATGCTCGGGGCCGCCTCGTCGAGGGCGCGTACAGCTCCCTGCTCATCGCGCGCGACGGCCGCCTGGCGGTCATCGGGCAGCCGGCCCCGCGCATCCCCAGTGTGACCGAGCGTCTCGTGCGGGACGCCGCCCGCACGCACGGGCTCGCGGTCGACGAGGCCCGCCCCACCGTCGCCGAGCTGGCCAGAACGAGCCTGTGGGTGCTGAGCGCCCTGCACGGGGCCCGCGCGGTCGAGCGCTGGGTGGACGGGCCCGTACTCGTGCGTGACGGTGAGCGCGACGCGTGGCTGCGCCACACCCTTGCGAACGCCGCGACCGCGCTGTGA
- the leuS gene encoding leucine--tRNA ligase, producing MESPVSDSTADTEHDYDPHRIEAAWAPVWDEVKPFSTLDSELDESERARPRKYILDMFPYPSGDLHMGHAEVYALGDVVARYWRQRGFTVLHPIGWDSFGLPAENAAIKRGADPREWTYENIAQQKASMKRYAASFDWDRVLHTSDPEYYRWNQWLFLKMYEKGLAYRKDSWVNWDPVDQTVLANEQVLPDGTSERSGAVVVKKKLTQWYLKITDYADRLLDDLNQLEGSWPSKVLTMQRNWIGRSTGADVDFVIEGREAPVTVFTTRPDTLFGATFMVVAPDSDLAAELASGSTPEVRMRFQAYLDEVQKKSEIDRQDASREKTGVFLDRYAINPVNGERLPIWAADYVLADYGHGAVMAVPAHDQRDLDFARAFDLPIRMVVDTLAPVTGAIPVITPEMLEEEPPTIDPAVTGEALTGDGRMINSGPLDGLSKNNAIKRVIELLEERGTGRAAKTYRLRDWLISRQRYWGTPIPIMYDEDGREIPVPEDQLPVRLPDAAGMDMKPKGTSPLGGVPSWVETTTPEGKPARRDTDTMDTFVDSSWYFLRFLSPGDDSQAFDPREAEKWAPVDQYVGGVEHAILHLLYARFITKVLFDLGYVSFTEPFSALLNQGMVILDGAKMSKSKGNLVYFTEELDQYGVDAVRLTMAFAGPPEDDIDWRDVSVTGSQKFLARAWRLSGEVSSPVDVDFADGDVALRRVTHRFLSEVPALVESFKFNVAVARTMELVNAIRKAVDSGPGAGDPAVREAVEAVAIALSLFAPYTAEDMWHRLGRGDASAGRSGLVAFAGWRKADPTLLVDEQVTAVVQVDGKVRDRLEVSPRVGNDELEALALASDAVQRAIGGREIAQTIVRAPKIVSIATKK from the coding sequence ATTGAGAGCCCCGTGAGCGACAGCACCGCCGACACCGAGCACGACTACGACCCGCACCGCATCGAGGCCGCCTGGGCTCCGGTGTGGGACGAGGTGAAGCCGTTCTCGACGCTCGACAGCGAGCTCGACGAGAGCGAGCGGGCGAGGCCGCGCAAGTACATCCTCGACATGTTCCCCTACCCCTCGGGCGACCTGCACATGGGTCACGCCGAGGTCTACGCGCTCGGTGACGTCGTTGCCCGCTACTGGCGCCAGCGCGGCTTCACCGTCTTGCACCCCATCGGCTGGGACTCGTTCGGCCTGCCCGCCGAGAACGCCGCCATCAAGCGCGGCGCCGACCCCCGCGAGTGGACGTACGAGAACATCGCCCAGCAGAAGGCGTCGATGAAGCGCTACGCGGCGAGCTTCGACTGGGATCGCGTGCTGCACACCTCCGACCCCGAGTACTACCGCTGGAACCAGTGGCTGTTCTTGAAGATGTACGAGAAGGGGCTCGCCTACCGCAAAGACAGCTGGGTCAACTGGGACCCGGTCGACCAGACCGTGCTCGCGAACGAGCAGGTGCTGCCCGACGGCACCTCGGAGCGCTCGGGCGCCGTGGTCGTCAAGAAGAAGCTGACGCAGTGGTACCTGAAGATCACCGACTACGCCGACCGGCTGCTCGACGACCTGAACCAGCTCGAGGGTTCCTGGCCCTCGAAGGTGCTGACGATGCAGCGCAACTGGATCGGCCGCTCGACCGGTGCCGACGTCGACTTCGTCATCGAGGGTCGCGAGGCGCCCGTGACCGTCTTCACGACGCGCCCCGACACGCTGTTCGGCGCGACCTTCATGGTTGTCGCGCCCGACAGCGACCTCGCCGCCGAGCTCGCATCGGGTTCGACGCCCGAGGTGCGGATGCGCTTCCAGGCCTACCTCGACGAGGTGCAGAAGAAGAGCGAGATTGACCGACAGGACGCGTCGCGCGAGAAGACCGGCGTCTTTCTCGACCGTTACGCCATCAACCCCGTCAACGGCGAGCGGCTGCCCATCTGGGCGGCCGACTACGTGCTGGCCGACTACGGCCACGGTGCGGTCATGGCCGTGCCCGCGCACGACCAGCGCGACCTCGACTTCGCCCGCGCGTTTGACCTGCCGATCCGCATGGTGGTCGACACGCTCGCGCCTGTAACCGGCGCGATCCCCGTCATCACCCCCGAGATGCTCGAGGAGGAGCCGCCGACGATCGACCCCGCCGTCACCGGCGAGGCTCTCACGGGCGACGGGCGGATGATCAACTCCGGTCCGCTGGACGGCCTCAGCAAGAACAACGCCATCAAGCGCGTCATCGAGCTGCTGGAAGAGCGCGGCACCGGTCGCGCGGCGAAGACGTACCGGTTGCGCGACTGGCTGATCAGCCGCCAGCGTTACTGGGGCACGCCCATCCCGATCATGTATGACGAGGACGGGCGCGAGATTCCCGTGCCGGAAGACCAGTTGCCCGTGCGGCTGCCTGACGCGGCCGGCATGGACATGAAGCCGAAGGGCACCTCGCCGCTCGGCGGCGTTCCGTCGTGGGTCGAGACGACGACCCCCGAGGGGAAGCCCGCGCGTCGCGACACCGACACGATGGACACCTTCGTCGACTCGTCGTGGTACTTCCTGCGCTTCTTGTCGCCGGGCGACGACTCGCAGGCGTTCGACCCTCGCGAGGCCGAGAAGTGGGCGCCCGTCGACCAGTACGTCGGCGGCGTCGAACACGCCATCCTGCACCTGCTGTATGCGCGGTTCATCACCAAGGTCTTGTTCGACCTCGGCTACGTCAGCTTCACCGAGCCGTTCAGTGCGCTGCTCAACCAGGGCATGGTGATTCTCGACGGCGCGAAGATGTCGAAGTCGAAGGGCAACCTCGTCTACTTCACCGAGGAGCTCGACCAGTACGGCGTCGACGCGGTGCGCCTCACCATGGCGTTCGCCGGGCCGCCGGAAGACGACATCGACTGGCGCGACGTGTCGGTGACGGGCTCGCAGAAGTTCCTGGCGCGCGCGTGGCGTCTGTCGGGGGAGGTGTCGTCGCCGGTCGACGTCGACTTCGCCGACGGTGATGTGGCCCTGCGTCGGGTCACCCACCGGTTCCTGTCCGAGGTTCCCGCGCTCGTTGAGTCGTTCAAGTTCAACGTCGCCGTCGCGCGCACAATGGAGCTTGTCAACGCCATCCGCAAGGCCGTCGACTCGGGGCCGGGCGCCGGCGACCCGGCCGTGCGTGAGGCCGTCGAGGCGGTCGCCATCGCCCTCTCGCTGTTCGCGCCGTACACCGCCGAAGACATGTGGCACCGGCTCGGACGCGGCGACGCGTCGGCCGGGAGATCGGGTCTCGTCGCCTTCGCCGGTTGGCGCAAGGCCGACCCGACGCTGCTCGTCGACGAGCAGGTCACGGCGGTCGTGCAGGTCGACGGCAAGGTGCGCGACCGGCTCGAGGTGAGCCCGCGCGTCGGCAACGATGAACTCGAGGCGCTGGCGCTGGCGTCCGATGCCGTGCAGCGCGCGATCGGCGGGCGCGAGATCGCCCAGACCATCGTGCGCGCGCCGAAGATCGTGAGCATCGCCACGAAGAAGTAG
- a CDS encoding ComEC/Rec2 family competence protein produces the protein MRVLDARLAIPAGVAWVGALVLIGVSRDVVVPVAWSVATAAIALSLATWWPLRRTRSAVPSLLALALIAGAVGLAAPARTPPALTDALDGAPTELVVQLELTATPETTTVPARIVGVVQSEGAVARVSVPVRLLSIDVDRRTPLGTTLVGTGRLIPVGAGDGRVALVRVIGAWTPTRDPPPLLAAGDALRERFLALMEQFGGDGAVLLPGLAIGDTSEVPDDLDLAMKQSALSHLTAVSGANCAIVVGLILGLGGILRWPRWVRIIIALAALGFFVVLVTPEPSVIRAAIMATAVLLATQVGRPVHGLPVLALAVIGIIVLDPWIARQYGFVLSVLATAALLVLAGPIADRLSAIMPPAMALWVAVPLAAQLACQPVLILLQPEVPVWGVVANILAAPAAPVATVVGMIACVLAPSIPWLATVVAGVAWVPSAWIAGVARVSAGMPGALIPWPEGALGATLLAVLTALLLVAWRVPAALGSQRFRRRLVVAGLVAAVITLGVTAGRDALTRIAVPADWVIAQCDVGQGDAVLVRDGPLTVLIDTGPTAEALGECLDVLRVDKVDVFLISHFDLDHVGGVEAILGRVDSVWTGPVGRDADQAVLDALIASGAEVHNVRQGDVLQLADARWQVLWPPDHRGVVPGNDASVVVDVRFGAGCPRCPSLLALGDLGESVQRTMMATADVRPVDVVKVSHHGSPDQFDEVYARAGAAVGLIGVGADNSYGHPAASVIDTVVSAGGAVSRSDLHGLVLVGADGDGLWVWHERPGGVGADQ, from the coding sequence GTGCGAGTCCTCGACGCTCGGCTGGCCATTCCTGCCGGGGTCGCGTGGGTCGGGGCGCTCGTGCTCATCGGGGTGAGCCGAGACGTCGTCGTGCCGGTCGCCTGGAGCGTCGCCACCGCGGCGATCGCTCTGTCGCTCGCAACTTGGTGGCCCCTCCGGCGGACCCGTTCCGCCGTCCCGTCCCTGCTCGCGCTCGCCCTGATCGCCGGGGCAGTGGGGCTCGCGGCACCGGCGCGAACGCCCCCGGCGCTCACCGACGCGCTGGACGGTGCGCCGACTGAGCTCGTCGTGCAGCTGGAATTGACGGCGACACCCGAGACGACGACGGTGCCCGCGCGCATCGTCGGCGTCGTGCAGTCCGAGGGTGCGGTCGCCCGCGTCTCGGTACCAGTGCGGCTGTTGTCGATCGACGTCGATCGCCGCACGCCCCTGGGCACAACGCTCGTCGGAACCGGCCGACTGATCCCCGTGGGAGCGGGCGACGGACGCGTCGCCCTCGTCCGCGTCATCGGCGCGTGGACTCCCACCCGCGACCCGCCGCCACTGCTTGCCGCGGGCGACGCGCTGCGCGAGCGATTCCTCGCCCTGATGGAACAGTTCGGCGGCGACGGCGCCGTTCTTCTGCCCGGCCTCGCCATTGGCGACACGTCGGAGGTGCCCGACGACCTCGACCTCGCCATGAAGCAGAGCGCCCTCAGCCACCTCACGGCGGTCAGCGGAGCCAACTGCGCGATCGTCGTCGGCCTCATCCTCGGGCTCGGAGGCATCCTGCGCTGGCCCCGCTGGGTGCGCATCATCATCGCGCTGGCCGCGCTCGGCTTCTTCGTGGTTCTCGTGACGCCCGAGCCGAGCGTCATTCGTGCGGCGATCATGGCGACCGCCGTGCTGCTCGCCACACAGGTGGGAAGGCCCGTGCACGGGCTGCCCGTGCTCGCGCTCGCTGTGATCGGCATCATCGTGCTCGACCCGTGGATCGCGCGGCAGTACGGCTTCGTGCTGTCGGTGCTCGCCACCGCGGCTCTGCTTGTGCTGGCCGGCCCCATCGCCGACCGGCTGTCGGCAATCATGCCGCCCGCCATGGCTCTCTGGGTTGCGGTGCCGCTCGCGGCCCAGCTCGCGTGCCAACCCGTGCTCATCCTGCTGCAGCCCGAGGTGCCGGTGTGGGGTGTCGTCGCGAACATCCTGGCCGCGCCCGCCGCGCCCGTGGCGACGGTCGTCGGCATGATCGCCTGCGTGCTTGCCCCGAGCATCCCGTGGTTAGCGACGGTGGTCGCGGGCGTAGCCTGGGTGCCGTCCGCGTGGATTGCGGGCGTCGCGCGCGTGAGCGCGGGCATGCCGGGGGCGCTCATTCCGTGGCCCGAGGGCGCGCTCGGCGCGACACTGCTGGCGGTGCTGACCGCGCTGCTGCTCGTGGCATGGCGGGTGCCGGCGGCGCTCGGCTCGCAGCGCTTTCGCCGACGACTCGTTGTGGCAGGGCTGGTCGCTGCGGTCATCACGCTCGGGGTGACGGCGGGGCGCGACGCGCTGACCCGGATCGCCGTTCCTGCCGACTGGGTGATCGCCCAGTGCGATGTGGGGCAGGGCGACGCGGTGCTCGTGCGTGATGGTCCGCTGACGGTGCTGATCGACACCGGCCCGACCGCCGAGGCGCTCGGCGAATGCCTCGACGTGCTGCGGGTCGACAAGGTCGACGTCTTTCTGATCAGCCACTTCGACCTCGACCATGTGGGCGGCGTCGAGGCGATTCTCGGACGGGTCGATTCCGTCTGGACGGGGCCCGTCGGTCGCGACGCCGACCAAGCGGTGCTGGATGCTCTCATCGCGTCGGGTGCGGAGGTCCACAACGTGCGCCAGGGCGACGTTCTGCAGCTCGCCGACGCGCGTTGGCAGGTCTTGTGGCCGCCCGACCATCGGGGCGTGGTGCCCGGAAACGACGCGAGCGTCGTCGTCGACGTGCGGTTCGGTGCCGGGTGTCCGCGGTGTCCCAGCCTCCTGGCCCTGGGGGACCTCGGCGAGTCCGTGCAGCGCACGATGATGGCGACGGCCGACGTCCGGCCCGTCGACGTGGTGAAGGTGAGCCACCACGGGTCGCCCGACCAGTTCGACGAGGTGTACGCGCGCGCCGGCGCTGCGGTGGGTCTCATCGGAGTGGGGGCCGACAACTCGTACGGGCATCCGGCGGCGTCGGTGATCGACACCGTGGTGAGCGCCGGCGGTGCGGTCAGCCGTTCTGACCTCCACGGGCTCGTCCTCGTCGGCGCCGACGGGGACGGTCTGTGGGTGTGGCACGAGCGGCCCGGAGGTGTCGGAGCCGATCAGTAG